The proteins below are encoded in one region of Dioscorea cayenensis subsp. rotundata cultivar TDr96_F1 chromosome 18, TDr96_F1_v2_PseudoChromosome.rev07_lg8_w22 25.fasta, whole genome shotgun sequence:
- the LOC120282178 gene encoding uncharacterized protein LOC120282178: MSSINDIQEIDQAHHLYFPSKGKILCLHGHDHSNGANNSYALTWPEVLPAGAKLLSGLTFVSETFYDYTNLWHGLSAMTPFVNWYQNKHCMVPERWVLFHWGELRLEMTPWLETLMEVSIGRKVKIEKFNDDGDRPVCFEKAVVFRRNEEGMSKTNKEKVYDLMRCKARAYCDVGRDEDGGHDQYHGLEEGKKKVIRLTLFLRVGSRSFKNETTVVTVSGEQCRKVDGCRLRVAHSHNLSFCDQVRLMSDTDILITPHGAQLTNMIFMNKNSSILEFFPKGWLELAGVGQYVFRWLADWAGMRHEGAWNDPNGQKCPYTDNAECFTFYKDGQVGIDEDFLVKWLARVLNEVKEHKNNINGQANLSSSACSCSLV; encoded by the exons ATGAGCTCCATTAATGACATCCAAGAAATTGACCAAGCTCATCATCTCTACTTCCCTTCAAAAGGGAAAATACTTTGTTTGCATGGCCATGATCATTCAAATGGTGCTAACAATTCCTATGCATTAACTTGGCCCGAAGTTCTCCCTGCCGGAGCTAAACTCCTCTCAGGCTTAACCTTCGTCTCCGAAACCTTTTACGACTACACAAACCTTTGGCATGGCTTGTCTGCCATGACTCCATTTGTGAATTGGTATCAAAACAAGCATTGCATGGTGCCAGAGAGATGGGTACTGTTCCATTGGGGAGAATTAAGATTGGAGATGACACCATGGTTAGAGACTTTGATGGAGGTGAGCATTGGCCGGAAAGTGAAGATCGAGAAGTTTAACGACGATGGAGATAGACCTGTTTGCTTCGAGAAGGCAGTTGTTTTTAGGAGAAATGAAGAAGGGATGTCGAAGACGAATAAGGAGAAAGTGTATGATTTGATGAGATGCAAAGCTAGAGCTTATTGTGATGTTGGTAGAGATGAAGATGGTGGTCATGATCAATATCATGGTTTGGAGGAGGGGAAAAAGAAGGTGATTAGGTTGACCCTTTTTTTAAGGGTTGGGTCAAGGTCTTTCAAGAATGAGACCACGGTTGTCACCGTCTCCGGCGAGCAGTGCCGGAAGGTTGATGGTTGCAGGCTAAGAGTTGCGCACTCTCATAACCTTTCATTTTGTGATCAG GTAAGACTAATGAGTGACACGGATATCTTAATTACTCCACATGGTGCGCAATTGACGAATATGatattcatgaataaaaatagtAGTATCTTGGAGTTTTTTCCGAAAGGATGGCTAGAGTTGGCCGGAGTTGGGCAGTATGTTTTCCGGTGGCTTGCTGATTGGGCCGGAATGAGACATGAAGGAGCATGGAATGATCCTAATGGGCAAAAGTGTCCTTACACTGATAATGCAGAGTGTTTCACCTTCTATAAAGATGGTCAAGTAGGGATTGATGAGGACTTTTTGGTAAAATGGCTAGCTAGGGTTCTCAATGAAGTGAAGGAGCACAAGAACAATATTAATGGACAAGCAAATCTTAGTTCTAGTgcttgctcttgttctttagtttga